A stretch of DNA from Lotus japonicus ecotype B-129 chromosome 4, LjGifu_v1.2:
tttttctttgagccAGGGCATTGGACCTACCAAGCCCTGTGGTAGGGTTTAGGGTTGTGGTAGGTCCGCCCATGGCAGTTAACATATTATGTTCTAATTAACATGCTAACTATCGTAAATATAGGTGTATTGTGCATAAAAGTTATGCAAGAACTAATTATATGTAATGGAATATCTCCTAATTTTCCCTGGTTGCTGTTTGATTTTACTAAATCAGAACATCTGGATCTAGCTGTGAATTCTTGCTTATTGgtgttctttctttctatatTTGTATTTCCACACCCCACTGTCATAAATTGCATACTGAATGCCGCAAAACAGGCCCATGTGCATGGAACTTAAGGGACCTCAGTAGGTGTGACTAGAGTCAGAGAGTAGCACCAAAAGCAGTGTTTAGTTCTATTCTACTCACTGACAAGTAATAACTGCATGttgcatattttttattttcactgGTAAAAAGACTCATGCATCTTAAAAACTTTCCAACTAATAAAGTGAATGCAAATATGCAATACATGTATTTAATTAAATGCTTCTAGTTAAACTTGAGTATCTGATGGTTGAAAACAGGAAAGAATACAAAATACCAAAATATTAGTATAATGCATGTCAAGGCAGTCAAGTTAATAAACCCCAAATCCTTGGGTCACATTTTCCTGGCCTAAATTCAATGCAGGAATTACTCCATAACTCTTTGATCAATATTAGAtggttaaaatttaaaaagacaGATTATATAACTAAAATTGATTTTCAATCTAAACCATTTGATCTTCATCAGACGGCTATGAAGCTATGACTGCAGTGAATTAAGAAAAATGTGACTGAAGGGAAATCGAATCTGCCGGTGCATGCATGTAAAGTAGTTAAAGACAATAGAATACTAAGTACTATTTTTCTGTGGGTTTATTAACAGCATAATGGAGGTGTTCTCTATGCTCAAGTAACATATATATGCATGCAATTTTGGTAAGATAACAACAATTAAGAAAGTGTGAGATTGACAAGCTTACCAATTACATCAACAGTAGTTTTCCCATTGGAAAACCTTCCAGAAGGTCCACCAGGGAAGTCAATCCCATAAGGCATGTAATCTGCTCTAGCCAAAGATCTGAGCGCATTGTTGTTCCCATTGTCCACCAAAGAGTCACCAAAAATGAAGTAGCAGGGTACTTGTGGTGCAGCTCCAACCCAACCACCCCACAAACCAAGAACCATAACCAGcattgccaccaccatcatATTAACATTGAGATCCATTGCTGCTATTGAAGCAAGAAATGGTACTTGATAGAGGGGAAGTTAAGAGTTGGAGTGAGCTATGACTAGGTGGATAGGGAGGGTGTGAGTGAATGAATGAGGAGGTTGTGACATGAGTGCATGAGTATAAATAGTAGAAAGGTGAATAAATAAAGCATGGTTTTGGGAATAGGTTTTAGCCTTTTACAGTTGGGAGTGTTAGCTAGGTGCATTAAATTGACGCGGATAGAATGTGAGAGATGGAATGAAATGGCTCCACTAGCTACCTCATTCATCTCCTCTGCTTCACGGATGTGATCTGTCTTAAATGTTGAATTGCATTTTGCAGTGAGCATTGTAATTTGCAACCAAGACTCATGAACGTGTTGAAACATTTATTCATTATTAATGAATGTGTACAGTAAATGTACAAGCGGATAGATAACTACTCTCTATTTTTAACCAGTGTATCAACCGTCAATAAAAGTGACTAATCCTCTCAATGTGGTTTCTCATACTAAACAAAACTAAATTATTAACTACAAAATAAGGGTTCGGAGGAAGAAAAGTGAGGGCGAAGAGAAGGGAAGAGAGAGCGAGGGTGAGAAAGAGGAATGCTTGGTGAGAAAAATTTGAGGGAAACTGTTCGCGATAGTGAGAAAGAGGATTCGAGAAAGAGTAATGGCCGGCATGCATTTACTTATTACCAGCCAATCATCAATTGCCAACACATTTTATATTTCGCATGCCGACAATCATGCCATTGCCGCTATAGAAGTGTCGCTAAAAGCGATATTTGCGGTAGTGTGTGTTTCATtctcatctatatatatatatatatatatatatatataaataaaggagacttgagttttttgcactcctttacattaaatgcattaaatagtaacgcatttcttttgtattaatacctttaataataaaattaaaactaaataaaatttcttaagtcataatctattcaactacctactaatTTGTAAAAGTCACTTTGAACATTTGTATGAAATACAAGTCACTTTAAACCTTTGTATGAAagacattaaattaaaatattaaaaatgaattaagttgtttaattcattagctatttgtattgttaCTCTGGGAAAggttcatttttaattaatatatattttggtttttccaaaaaaaaatataaaactcagttgaaagtttgttacaaatacattaagaaataaaaaaattcattttatattatatacattaaaataaaaacaaatcacCAAAATTTACAACGCAATATGTTAAtcaactaccaactaatttCCGTGTTTGTTGTATAAGGTAGAACATGACACAACACTTTAGTTCTTTAAAAaagtgtgaaacaaaaaataatgaaacacacactctaataaaaaaaattacactgatGTTAATCAACCTAAAAATTACATTGATAAAACTACTCATATATAACTAACATGTGAAATTTTTTAGTTATATAATGataacaaatattaaaaataatttatataaataaatatcttaatatataaaaaattgatttgaaaaaatATGTGTGGATGCTTGATTTCCCTTAAGCAATGTCTCAGGTTCGAGTTTTGTGGATGAAAAAACTTGGCTGAAAGAGTTAACTCCATGATGTGAAAATTTTCGGCTCGAGCAGGATTGCCTATAAAGGATGATTATTCAGAGGATACATGTAAGCCCAAAAAAAGAgttataaaatatttgtttgtGGTAGGAAGTTTAATATGAGTTAATAtaatgattttaaaatatttgtttacttttaaaaaaatcaaaaaatatatgtgtcataatatttttattttttaatttaattaacgtaaaaaaaaatcattaatacATCAAGAAGTAAAATCGTCCtacatttgtattaaaatacatgaACCAATAGCAAAGATTTTAACAATTTTTTGATAATCTGATtttaattttctgggttttaaaGAAGAGTGattaagaagatgatgaagatatggaaagaagagataaagaggatatttttctgggttttctaaattttttccccgaaacctaTGTTTTTTGATGGAATTGGACGGAAGACCAAAGTTGCTAACGaataggggtgggaataggccaggctgttcgtaggggcctatggcctagcctaccacaggcccaggccaggccagaccaaattggtaaatagccaaggcttaggctttttgaaaagcctatttagttaaaaaggccAGGCTCAGGCCATTCAACAAGCCTTGTAAGCCTTACAGGCTAGCCCATTTaagtaaatatgattagtattttttggtaaattgtaaatatgataagtataaatatattttacccttgatgatgtctatatattaaaaatttataataatatcttgatattatatacttaATGAGATTTTAgtatatttaagcaaattgacttatataacgattcaaagttataagtctttttaaaaataaatatatgacgtatttaaatatcttaatatggcgtgtgattttaaattggctcttcaactctaagaaaccaacataatctcGTTTAGTTTCATCACGACCTATTAGCTGATAATATTATAAGTCTGATTgttgaaaatattattttagtataatttaacccgttagcttataagtttgatAACTTCTTTACAGATAAATTTATTAACAAACGTAAAACTCTTGTTGTGAAACGGGTCTTTAAACAGGCTACCAGGCCAAGCCAGGCTTTCGGAAGGCCCAGGTCAGGCTCGAAAAAAAGCCTTTGATAGGCCATAGGCCAGGCTCAggccttaagatttttaaacaggctaagcctatttaagcaaagcctacctaggcctagcctattcccacccctactAACGAAGAACAACGTTGGGGTAATGCAATTAAATTTTGTTAGGGATCAAAATCTTGGGAAATGTAAAAGTGGGGGACTAAATGTGCAATTATacctaataaaattaaaaaccgaataaaattctattgtcaaaatctttcaattacctacattaattaataacatTTATAAACTTAGAAATTGACTTAAATTTTGCATTAGTGAAGAATATCAAGAATTAAACTTGATttagaataaaataatattatcaataaataatttagataaaacatgttaattttaaaaatgacACTATGAGACatttactattaactataatgtatgtgtgtcttttttgaaaaaaaacaatCTCGATATgattttttaatcttattataAATTAGTAATAACGATTTTGAGGAAGcttaatagagaaaaaaaaattatcaccaaagttgaataaatttaagttaatatatttaagttatatcttattatagttgTAAAAGTTAAAATTGCTTTATTGTTTTCGATTTTAACAAGTGTAAACCAGTTTGAAAAATTGTGATTGACTCTCTCAATATATGACTTTCTCAGTAAAAGATATTAAAATATGTTCATACAAGTTATTTgatgatattaaaaacttattacttaatttatttttgtacaaattgaatgaattatttttcatattattcaatgttaattaataaatattaattattaaatttgagtaatattattACTTATTTATACAAAGAGAGCTCTAATACTATTTACTGaaatgtcttttttttaaattattgaaATGTAGAAAcacaattgttattttttattttataataaagatattttaatatatgtattaatttaAGTGATAACCATTTTATACAATGTTaaaaatgttgtaaataaacccgtACAACATGTTATATTTattgtataaaaatattataagtaaATCCGTGCAATGCACGTGTAGTATATCTAGTATATATGTGATTGTAAGTATCGAGTCTTCAACTTTACAATTAAGGAAGAGATAAGTAGTCACTACTTTACACAGCTGTAGTTATTCAAGATGTGACCCAAATTAGggtgacccctaatgtggaccacttttaaagtggtctaattttagaccactttttttaacctgctataacaggtcaacacatctttttttaaagaaatttaatatatgacaaatttttaatgatattttttcttaaaaaaataatgtgttgacctgctatacTCGATCAAAGTAGGTGTGTAAAATTAAACCACCtaaaaatggtgcatattagggagaCCCTAAAATTAGTTATTGCATTGCCTTcgtattttaaagaaatttactGCAACATTCAAATTTTGTCTCCATCTAAAGTCAAACTCCacttgaataaaaaaattgtcattgAAAAGGCACAAACTTCATGAAGGGCAAATATGGCAATAAAGAAATACTCCACTTCTTTTAACTTTGTAAAGGCTCTTATTCCAATGCtaattcttatttcttagtaaTTCTTAGTactatttatgtgggcccgtattgccacatgtgtttaagcaactctcaagcaattttgctccaaccatgagttcttagttcttagttcttaccactattcatttggtctcacctaccacattatttatactttttattttcataaagtaataaagtaatttagatgagagaaataattaatattttaagctaagaactcaaaaagcaaaactccttatataagaactgaggtcttatttttaagaactaaggagttcatgtcagcacctccaatggtaaaattcttagttcttagttcttaactccaaaataagaactaagaaccttgcattggagatgctctaagaccCTGTTTTGAAACACATCTTAATCAAGcgtttatggtcataagcgcttattaaTAAGctattttataatatttattgaaataaattgaaaataaactatttttaagCATAAagtctttttcataagctatcctgaataaCTTATCAAAATAAGCTCAAATCAGCTTATGGTAGATCATAAGCTGTTTACATAAGCTCTCACAAACACtaacataagagcttatgctatccaataaactcaaataagctcttccaaacggggtctAAATACCATCAAAAGTTTTGTAAAGAagttttataaaaagaaaaaaagtacaTTTTgcccttttcaaatttttagaCTTTTCAAATAGAATTcttaacttttcttttcttcctaataaatctttaaatagttttttttttatatcggaaagataaactACAACTCTCCAGAGTTGATATATGTCTATCAGCTCTTAcgtaccacttgagttatctttCGGCGACTGATCCTTAAGCAGTTACATTTGTTGTAATTCATCCTTTTGTTACCTTCTAGTTAAATAATTAACAATGGATTAATATGGATAACTTTGTAATCACATccgtttgtattttttttagaaaactgAATTTATAtcaagaaaaggaaaagatacAGGCAAAGCAAAGGGGCAAGACAGTTCAAGGAGCCCCTCGCAGGAAAAACAAACACAgctaagaaataaaagaaaagacaaaGCTACAGCTAAAAGATAACAAAACGCTAAAacagagcaaaaagaaaaacatggaaagaaaaagaaagcaaagCAGAAGCAAGGGCACACGTAGGAGCTTGAACCacagcaaaaacttcaacagCCAGAGACATAGCAgaaacacaattcacaagtctTGGGCCAAAATCGAAGCATGGGGGAACATCTCAGACAGAGGAACAGAGCGATCACAGCCTTAATTTGCAAGAATATATTTTTCCACAAAGTAGCAAGCCCTCCAGCAAAGCCTTCTGCTCAGCCACATAGGCCCAAGTAgatccaacagcacaagaaaaCCGACCCAACATGGTACTATTTGCATCTTTTAGAACTCCACCTATGCCACTCACACCCGGATTTCCACGAGAAAAGCCATCTACGTTGAATTTTAGACAACCAGGAGGGGGAGTGCACCAATCAGCAGAGTGAACTTTAGGGGCAGCaactttgatcctgatcttctCAAAATGCTGGGAAAAGTCTAGAACAGTGAAGGGGCATTCTTTCCACCAGGATTTTATCCACCACATCACTCTTATTAGGTGCAGGTCCCAAATATAATCAGCAGAAAAATCCTTCTGATTAAAGACTAAATCATTTCTAGCTCGCCATATGGACCAGAACATTGCATAGGGTATGATTTCCCACATGATTGGATCAGATATGGCTCGAAGGGAAGACCATTCCAGTAACAGCCCTTGAATGGATGATGGGAAGCAACAATATACCTCCTCACGAGCCAAAATTGTAGTCCATAACAGCCAAATTTTAGGGCAATGCAGCATTAGGTGGCTTTCCGATTCCCCTGTCAACCCACAAATATCGCATAGACCCCCATTCTCAATTGGGATCCCTCTTCTGATCAGACTTGCTTTGACCGCAATATTACATTCCATCAATTGCTAGGTAAAGAGGACAACCTTGGGGGGAACAATCTTACGAATTCTCTTTGGAACAAGCCAAGAATGCTCTCCAAAAATTCTCAACTCCACAGCAGCGCAAAAGCCTTTAATTGAGAACGTGCCGGAAGGGTCACCTGAGAGACCTGGAACAGGGAGGTCTTCCACAGTGTAACGAGCCCTCCGGCAGAGCCAACAGCCGGCACAATCTCCAACCCCATATCCATGGAAGTAGCCCAACCTAGCAGGACTTTGTTGCGGTGCACATCCATCTTAGTTTCTTGTAAAATCACTAATTCCGCTCTGGAATTTCTAATTTTCTGTTTGACAATCATTCGCTTTGTTGATTTCCCCATCCCCCTAACATTCCAAGAGACCCAATGTCTCTTCATTATAGCAAGATTATGAGTTGGATATGTGGGTAGAGATTTGGTTACACAAACCAACCAGCGCCTCTTCCTCCGAGCATTCTAGAACCACGCCTACCTCAACTCCCAAGGACAAGGCCCGACGCGCCCTGGTTAGGATGTTATTTTGGTTTTGAGAATTTGGTTGAGCCAACAGCAAAGAGGGATCCGATTGAATTGTAGTGGCAGTCGCCGGAACACGTCTCCATTTAGGGCCGGTCACCTTCGACCTATTCCCAGATTTGGTTCTTTGGGAGTTTGTTGCAGATTTACGATAGCTGGAGGCGGAGGGTGGGGGAGGTGAGTTGTGATAAGATTGACCCTCCACCGTGGCGATTTCTGGGGCCCCAAGTGATAACTGCTCAATCCCTTCTTCAAAGGTTGACTCACGCTGACCAGGATTGGAGTTTGATACCTTCACCGGGCCCAGGTCAACATATAATGAGAAATTGGGTTCGTTCTCAATCATAGACATAATATTATGGCCCAACAGTAGTGGCCCATTATTGATGTCAAAGGGCCAAACAGGACCCGGTTTATATAATCGCTTGGTAGCCATCAGGTTGATTTCGCTGTCAACCCTAGTTGCCTCCACCATTGACTTTGTAATCCACTGGTTGAGAAGTATGTCGTTGGAGGTCACTCTCAGTGTGTCAGGCAGAAACGGCAGCCGGTCTAGGCTTATCTTTAACATAGGTTGTGAGTCAGAGAGTATGATAAAAGAAGATGGGCACCAATCGTATCTCTCTGTGCCCGACCTTGGTgtcaaaaatttgaaaatatgccTTAAAAAGGCTACTTGAATATCTGTGATTTGGAACCTCACATCAGAAGCCTTCCTCTGTACTATGCCACACTGTCTTTCTGATGGTACTAGGTTGACCCCACTCGAGATGCCTCCGGCTAGGGAGTCACCGGAGTCGGAGTGATCCCCTGATTCCGCCGTGTCTTCTACAATGGTATCTGAATCCTGGTTTGATCGATTTGAATCCCGTTCTTCTGGTTCCGGCGTCGTGTACCCCGAAATCCCAGAAGAATAATTGGATGGCATGGTTGGTTCGGGGCACACCTCTGTTTGCACCGTTACCGGAACCACCTTCTCATCCAAACAAACTCTGATCACACAATCAACGATAGCAGGAGATGAGGTTGACACCAGTACTCTGGCAAACTCCAAAGTCGCTCTATCTGCTGTACATTGGTCCACCCTCACGAAGGTTCCCCATCTTGAAACAAAGCTTGAAAAGAATCTGGTGTTCCAGGCACCCAAGGGGACATTCTTTAGCCTAAGCCACATCAAATGTCTGGTAGGAACCGAATGTATGGTAGCTCGCTGGAATGTATCAAATTTCTTCCCCAACGCCGATCCAGCGGTATCAATGAAATGTTTCATATCAGCAACTTCATCAAACTCTAGAGCCACCTCCATAGCACCCATCGGGATAATCTTGGCTTTGTGCACACCGTTAGATACTAGAAAATCCTGAGTTTCCTGAGGGTTCTGTACATCTCTCAAAGTGTCAATGAGCGTTCAACTCACACGGTCCTGTTCTTCTATCGAGGGAAGGAAGAGAGTGTCATAGTTCAAAGGGTAATCAGATTGAGAATTCCTCTTTAAGGGTCTCCATTCTTTCCTAGTTGACCTTCTGTTACCCTTGTTTGGTTTCGAGTGCTCTCCCCATTCCGAAACTCCCTTCCATTGGTTATCGGTTGGCCTTGGTCGTGTATGTTGATCCTGAGGAAGTCTAGCCAGAGAAACATTGATGGTTGCCCCGTTGAGAATAGAACCATTCATTCGCCTCATGGCCACTTCTGCATCTGAGTCAAAGCTGAAACGCACAAAGCCAAATTTGCTTCTCCGTTGCTTTCGTTTAACGTTTTGTACAAAGACTCCCAGGATCCTGCCAAAACTTGCAAATGCATTCTTCACTTGTAGATGAGTAGTTTGATCGGTCAAACCATCCACGAACAGAGATTTTCCTATCCTTCTATGTATCCCATCTGCTCTTCTGTTGTTACCTAGTCCGCTCCATTTGTTTGCTCTTGATTTCGTCGACTGAGCCGATGTGTTGTGTCTTTTGTTCCATGCGATCGTCGCCGGACTATAATCTCCTCCTCCCATCCGATTCAATGCATGTATTTCATAGACATTccgtttgtatttttttatgcttCAGAAAGATGAACTACAGTCCTCTAGGATTGATCCTAAGACCTCTTTATCCCGAATTCATATGTCAACAAACTCTTACTACTTAAGTTAATCCTTTAGGGTCAACCACACAACCACATCTGTTTGTATATATTTAACCTTTCAAATTTAGAAAACTATTGAATCAAATTTGTTAAATATATAATAGaaataagaaaaacaaaagatcatgtcatctGAACTAAACTTAACATTCACGTTCTAAATTTGTATCTGCGAACTATTTACTaacttgatgttttttttttttcctaacttGATGTTTTATTGTCTCGTTATCATTCTAATTTTGTTGCATTTTTAtatcttttattatttatgaCCTCTTAGTTGTGCACTTAACGTGGGGTTTCCACTGATAGTTCCGTGTATTTTATGATTGAAGCCGTGGGCTCTCTTGAAATCTATATCAATGATGatccctcttcttcttttttccataGTAGAGATAAGATTAAGACATCATGCCAAGCCACAAAAAGGCACTTACAATGCAAAGCGTAATCAACCTCTAAATACAGTTCAGTGAGTACCACGAATAATCATTACATACATAATACACCACAAGTGCTTACTATAAATAACCTAAAACATTTAACTAAATGATCTATATATTACATGAATGTATGATATTAAGAATAAATTTGGAAGGAAAAAAATGAttaattgttaatttttttttaaaaaaactacaAGTTTAGGGGCTGAGTGTGCTATAAAAAGAAGTATAATGTAATGAGTATCCATGTGATTTTCACTGTGAATAAAATTGAATAATGCCACCCATAAGTTGCTAATTTTCATTGGATTCCAAGGACTATACATGTGATTCTTTTCAATGCTATTTCTATACTCCTATATCGGAAATGGGTCGAAAAAAGTTAATAGAGTACTCTCATTATCTATATTCTTTTTTCCCACACCAAACTCAACTCTTAAATTATCCCAATATATCAACAATCTCCAGCATAATTGACACATAATTAAACTTCTTAAGTATTTAATTTATGTTTGGTTTATGAGTTATAcgtatgaaaaataatttgctAAAAAGATATAT
This window harbors:
- the LOC130713377 gene encoding uncharacterized protein LOC130713377 gives rise to the protein MGGGDYSPATIAWNKRHNTSAQSTKSRANKWSGLGNNRRADGIHRRIGKSLFVDGLTDQTTHLQVKNAFASFGRILGVFVQNVKRKQRRSKFGFVRFSFDSDAEVAMRRMNGSILNGATINVSLARLPQDQHTRPRPTDNQWKGVSEWGEHSKPNKGNRRSTRKEWRPLKRNSQSDYPLNYDTLFLPSIEEQDRVS